A single window of Dermacentor albipictus isolate Rhodes 1998 colony chromosome 1, USDA_Dalb.pri_finalv2, whole genome shotgun sequence DNA harbors:
- the LOC139057222 gene encoding zinc finger protein 22-like codes for MAEPDSSMTSGEARKRRRLSAVLDKLAERRDDVFSPPASSSDSSCAAEWPDGPLDLSLPAHVCPSCGQGFAQRDRLAKHVASRHGRPPGDGRAYGCDVCGRCFARSDMLTRHMRLHTGLKPYTCRVCGQVFSRSDHLSTHQRTHTGEKPYKCPLCPYAACRRDMITRHMRTHARYEPPDSSGSSIDDDAVPPKEPGR; via the coding sequence ATGGCCGAGCCGGACAGCAGCATGACGAGCGGCGAGGCGCGCAAGCGGCGCCGCCTCAGCGCCGTGCTCGACAAACTGGCCGAGCGCCGGGACGACGTGTTCTCGCCGCCCGCCAGCTCGTCGGACTCGTCGTGCGCGGCCGAGTGGCCCGACGGGCCGCTCGACCTGTCGCTGCCGGCGCACGTGTGCCCGTCGTGCGGCCAGGGCTTCGCGCAGCGCGACCGGCTCGCCAAGCACGTGGCCTCTCGCCACGGCCGGCCGCCGGGCGACGGGCGCGCCTACGGCTGCGACGTGTGCGGCCGCTGCTTCGCGCGCAGCGACATGCTCACGCGCCACATGCGGCTGCACACGGGCCTCAAGCCGTACACGTGCCGCGTGTGCGGCCAGGTGTTCAGCCGCAGCGACCACCTGAGCACGCACCAGCGCACGCACACCGGCGAGAAGCCCTACAAGTGCCCCCTGTGCCCGTACGCCGCCTGCCGCCGGGACATGATCACGCGCCACATGCGCACCCACGCGCGCTACGAGCCGCCGGACTCGAGCGGATCGAGCATCGACGACGACGCAG